Below is a genomic region from Henckelia pumila isolate YLH828 chromosome 3, ASM3356847v2, whole genome shotgun sequence.
GTAAATGGAAAGGCATGATCCTTGTTTCAAATTTATGCTCCGACAAAAGCACGATCTTGATTGTTTTGTGAACTTTAAAAACGATCCAAGTTCTCTCTGCTTcctcaattttttttgttttcatgcCATGTCTTGCCGTTTACTTGTGCGACGCTAAAGGATGCTACCTACATTTTTTCGGTACTTCTGTTGTTGACATAATGAGAATCACAGTGGAGGAACAGAGGAAGCGTTTTCCAAACTGAGGTCCTTTGCGTTTTTGCAAAAATCCACTGTCCTAACTTGGGTGGACAAGTGTTTTGACTTGAATATGCTGTTACATAGATTTGGAAGCTTCCTAAGTATAAGACTAGGATAGCAACTGTGTTTGTGTGAGTCTGTGAGAAGATTCAAGTGTTTAAGATTAGGATAGCAAATTTCATATCTGTAAATTTGGTTAATATATACTTTTAGTCGGATATCATATACAAGTTCAAAACTAGAATTTAAACTTGAAAAACATCAGTTCCGGCATTAATTTGTGAACGAACATAACCGAGGGCTTGTGTGTTACAACATTTGTGATgatcaaattaaattttaagattTGGTGTAAGATCTCAAGTCATGACATGAGGATACTATTGCTAAACTATCATAAATGGATTTTATTGcatctctctctttttttctttttttgtatGGTAAATTTAACAAAATATATAACTAGAAAAAGTACGATATGAAAATTACGTACTGAGCAACAATAAGCTTAATCAAACATAAGAATTCTTTCACAACAGTCCATCACTGGCTTAGGATGGAGATAGGGTAATGGATGCATCACTTCTCTTGCTTTGGTTGTCTCTTTAAGAATGGTTTGAGGCCATTGGTTAATGCATATGTTGAGGTAAGAGAGGCCTGGAGTATGCTTGAAGCCTACAAACAAAATGAATCCCATTACATGCATAATAACTTTGAGAGCGTTGAATATTACTTTCTAGGAAGAAAACAGTTTAAAAGCTAAACCAGCGCCTTACCTCCTCCATACCAATGCCAAGTTCCCGTTCCTCGACGTCGGATATAGGAATCTTCATTTGGTTAAGAGTGGATatgatggaaattgaagatgGAGTGGACACTACCAAATCATCAGTCACAACAAACAGTGTGCGTGCTTCTTTAACAAAACTACCTTTACCTTTTGGGTCGATCCAACTCTTAGCAGGGATAGGCAATGGGCCAAGTATGCCCTTATAGTGTGAAGGTGGGAGTTCTTCCTTAAGAGAGAAAATCCGGTTCAAGGAAAGATAGCCTTGAGGAAGCAATGGTTCCAGTAACCTAGTGGTTGCCTTCATATAGTTTGCAGTTTCTGAATTAGAGATGCTTCTGTATAAATTATGTATGCTTCCACCACAAGTGTTTTCGCCCAAGAGAAATTGAACTCTTCCTAAGGGGATGGTGAGCATACTAAAAAGAAAATCAATGAAGTCATGCCGGGATTGAGCTAACAGTACCCTGCTACTTGATTTTTGCACAAAAGCTTTCACATTAATCTTCTTAGAATTTGAGCTCATGTTTTGACTCGTTTGTGTCCGAGTCCGAGGTAAAGCATCTGACTCATATTTAGCCGGTGCAATGTACTTCGTTCTCCCATCGAGAGTAGCAGCCATGGTCCTTGTAGGGAGGACCATATCTGTTAGCGGAGTTTTGGAAACCAACGATGCCTTGAGCAGTTCCATTATCTGATGGAAACACAAAAATGAACAAATATTCAAGAGAGGGTAGTGATGATCCGAATAGATGGGAGAAATACTTGCGAGTCAAGGTAAAAAAGATTCACCTCTTTCAACCCAACAATCAGAGTTTTCTCTTCGAGTGTGTTTGCGTCTTCAATGAAATTTCGTCTCAAAATTTGGAAAATCGATGCCGGTGAATTAATCAACATCTCCAAATCATCAGTTAAAACAAAAGTAGTTGTTTTAGCAGTAAAGACACTCCCGTTACCACTTCGGAATAAATATTGGAAAAAATCATCAATCCATATTTCATTAATTGTTGAATCTGGACAGAGGCATCTCATCTTGTAGTACACGCTTACACATTTATGAGTTCGACATGCGAAGAATTTGATCGGGGGAGTGTCATCAATCTGGAGTTTCAATGTACTACATAGAAATTGGGATGCATTTCTTGGATTGAGCAGCAT
It encodes:
- the LOC140893355 gene encoding uncharacterized protein isoform X1, with product MAAAEEVKFSLKVVMIKGRNKVLYAEIDSDFADVILSFLTFPLGTIARLFIKHYGNTPILGSLNSLYAGLFNLDGSHFGTEAGRLMLLNPRNASQFLCSTLKLQIDDTPPIKFFACRTHKCVSVYYKMRCLCPDSTINEIWIDDFFQYLFRSGNGSVFTAKTTTFVLTDDLEMLINSPASIFQILRRNFIEDANTLEEKTLIVGLKEIMELLKASLVSKTPLTDMVLPTRTMAATLDGRTKYIAPAKYESDALPRTRTQTSQNMSSNSKKINVKAFVQKSSSRVLLAQSRHDFIDFLFSMLTIPLGRVQFLLGENTCGGSIHNLYRSISNSETANYMKATTRLLEPLLPQGYLSLNRIFSLKEELPPSHYKGILGPLPIPAKSWIDPKGKGSFVKEARTLFVVTDDLVVSTPSSISIISTLNQMKIPISDVEERELGIGMEEASSILQASLTSTYALTNGLKPFLKRQPKQEK
- the LOC140893355 gene encoding uncharacterized protein isoform X2, encoding MAAAEEVKFSLKVVMIKGRNKVLYAEIDSDFADVILSFLTFPLGTIARLFIKHYGNTPILGSLNSLYAGLFNLDGSHFGTEAGRLMLLNPRNASQFLCSTLKLQIDDTPPIKFFACRTHKCVSVYYKMRCLCPDSTINEIWIDDFFQYLFRSGNGSVFTAKTTTFVLTDDLEMLINSPASIFQILRRNFIEDANTLEEKTLIVGLKEIMELLKASLVSKTPLTDMVLPTRTMAATLDGRTKYIAPAKYESDALPRTRTQTSQNMSSNSKKINVKAFVQKSSSRATTRLLEPLLPQGYLSLNRIFSLKEELPPSHYKGILGPLPIPAKSWIDPKGKGSFVKEARTLFVVTDDLVVSTPSSISIISTLNQMKIPISDVEERELGIGMEEASSILQASLTSTYALTNGLKPFLKRQPKQEK